A genomic segment from Drosophila willistoni isolate 14030-0811.24 chromosome 2L unlocalized genomic scaffold, UCI_dwil_1.1 Seg168, whole genome shotgun sequence encodes:
- the LOC6652431 gene encoding protein lethal(2)denticleless → MNIYSKLLKRERGVVDDRTYDFALSRLSVAKEDSWRGIAPFNYGPDFNPEPPIFSAKFANCNGYRHILAIANEDGKIALQDTTQRNKDHEEQSLSGPQCHFNAVFDLEWAPGQMRFVSASGDHTARLWEVTGSSIRGLNSYVGHTRSVKTAAFKRTDPAVFATGGRDGAILIWDIRANLNMDLTSRVDNCIYSGHTGGPGTPMSQRKQRTRTPKMASANTSSSITGLAFQDNDTLISCGAGDGVIKVWDLRRNYTAYKKEPLPRHSLPYAGQSTFKGFTNLIVDAAGARLYANCMDNTIYCYNLMSYSPQPLACYKGLLNSTFYIKSCLSPDGKYLLSGSSDERAYIWNLDHAEEPLVALSGHTVEVTCVAWGSTHDRPIVTCSDDARHKIWRIGPSLEEFSEAEKAEQYRGQSNYVREFNRKISSSNTANHKYNLRDLESTPRSLKRLMDQNERTPGSMEKLSMKRSFSDMLGVTDVEHQAQKRPKPLESRGRRLFGPASSSSSSSSTVVNQEFRQIHLATIGEETTTFSKENTGALEEDVTPLPKLLNPNTTLSPLSENMNHVYTSPPTTSTAAAPSSSESSAAPLSSVIYSPTSNLPNFVVDGDAPHLAIMSPKRKAKEKVDWLTKIRKQKLMTSSRGGSSITFSDKINDEQQSTDMLASPRLQSLRQSECSPRLQTTPRRRISHNDGGGAAAPRTPTSSRRNSETTLLRFFSVQRSTSVVTEDAPPISPPQAPLPTSANSPLTLRPSNAATIGSD, encoded by the exons atgaatatatatagcAAATTGTTAAAGCGAGAGCGCGGAGTTG TGGACGATCGGACCTACGACTTCGCTTTGAGTCGGCTAAGCGTAGCTAAGGAGGACAGCTGGCGAGGCATCGCTCCATTTAACTATGGCCCCGACTTTAATCCAGAGCCACCAATTTTCTCGGCGAAGTTTGCCAACTGCAATGGCTATCGTCATATTTTGGCCATTGCCAATGAGGATGGCAAGATAGCTCTCCAAGATACTACCCAAAGAAATAAAGACCATGAGGAGCAGTCGTTGAGCGGTCCGCAGTGTCATTTCAACGCTGTATTTGATCTGGAATGGGCCCCAGGCCAGATGCGATTTGTTTCCGCCTCGGGTGATCACACAGCTCGACTATGGGAGGTGACGGGGTCTAGTATTCGTGGACTAAACTCATATGTGGGCCACACGAGGTCCGTTAAGACAGCTGCCTTCAAAAGAACGGATCCTGCTGTATTTGCCACAGGTGGACGTGATGGCGCTATTTTAATTTGGGACATACGAGCTAATCTTAATATGGATCTTACCTCTAGAGTTGACAACTGCATCTACAGTGGTCACACAGGGGGCCCGGGCACCCCCATGTCCCAGAGAAAACAGCGCACTCGCACTCCCAAAATGGCTTCGGCGAATACGTCAAGCAGCATCACAGGCCTGGCCTTTCAGGACAATGACACTTTAATATCGTGCGGGGCCGGCGATGGAGTGATTAAAGTATGGGATCTACGTCGGAACTATACTGCATACAAAAAAGAACCCCTGCCCCGCCACAGCCTTCCATATGCCGGCCAATCCACTTTTAAGGGATTTACCAATCTGATTGTGGATGCGGCCGGAGCGCGACTCTATGCAAATTGTATGGACAACACCATATACTGCTACAATCTAATGTCGTACTCCCCACAACCGCTGGCCTGTTATAAAGGTCTGCTCAATTCGACGTTCTACATCAAATCCTGCCTTAGCCCAGATGGCAAGTATCTGCTGAGTGGCAGCAGTGATGAACGGGCCTATATATGGAATCTGGATCATGCGGAGGAGCCTTTGGTAGCTCTCTCGGGTCATACGGTTGAGGTAACTTGTGTTGCTTGGGGATCCACTCACGATCGGCCCATAGTGACCTGTAGTGATGATGCCCGCCACAAGATTTGGCGCATTGGACCTAGTCTGGAAGAGTTTAGCGAAGCCGAGAAAGCAGAGCAATATCGTGGTCAGTCGAACTATGTTAGGGAATTCAATAGGAAAATTTCGTCATCGAACACGGCCAATCACAAGTACAATCTGAGAGATTTGGAGTCCACTCCTCGCTCTTTGAAACGATTAATGGATCAAAATGAACGGACTCCTGGATCGATGGAGAAGTTATCAATGAAGCGATCCTTCTCAGATATGCTGGGAGTAACAGATGTCGAGCACCAGGCGCAGAAACGTCCAAAACCCTTGGAGTCACGCGGGCGTCGATTATTTGGCCCCGCTTCCTCTTCCTCCTCTTCATCAAGCACAGTTGTGAATCAAGAGTTTAGGCAGATTCATTTGGCCACTATAGGAGAAGAGACAACTACATTTAGCAAGGAAAACACAGGAGCTCTAGAAGAGGATGTCACACCATTGCCTAAGCTTCTGAATCCTAATACCACGCTCTCGCCTCTCAGTGAGAATATGAATCATGTTTACACCTCGCCACCTACCACTTCAACTGCGGCAGCACCGTCATCCTCCGAGTCGTCAGCCGCTCCACTCTCCTCTGTGATATACTCGCCCACATCCAACCTGCCCAACTTTGTGGTCGATGGAGACGCCCCTCATCTAGCCATTATGTCACCTAAGCGTAAGGCTAAAGAGAAAGTGGACTGGTTGACTAAAATCCGTAAACAGAAACTTATGACAAGCAGCCGCGGTGGCAGTTCCATTACCTTCAGCGACAAAATAAACGATGAGCAGCAGTCTACGGATATGTTGGCATCGCCGCGACTGCAAAGTTTGCGCCAATCCGAATGCAGTCCCAGATTACAAACAACGCCCAGGAGGCGTATATCGCATAATGACGGTGGTGGAGCTGCTGCACCTCGCACCCCCACCTCCAGTCGCAGGAACAGCGAGACAACCCTGTTACGTTTCTTTAGTGTGCAACGAAGCACCAGTGTGGTGACAGAGGATGCACCACCTATATCACCGCCTCAAGCACCACTGCCCACCTCAGCCAACTCCCCTCTCACATTAAGACCGTCCAATGCGGCCACAATAGGCAGCGATTGA
- the LOC6652196 gene encoding lethal(2)neighbour of tid protein 2, producing MAPTKANMANRASTRRKKSNNLLQTQLDKYLNWNFIKYLVFEPAALPIVSILIVLAEAVINLVVINRVPYTEIDWIAYMQECEGFINGTTNYALLRGDTGPLVYPAAFVYIYTVLYYITSHGNNVRLAQYIFAGIYLLQMCLVLRLYAKSRKVPPYVLVLSAFTSYRIHSIYVLRLFNDPIAILLLYAALNLFVDRRWSWGSLIFSVAVGVKMNILLFAPALLLFYLANLGVIRTLMQLAICGGVQLILGAPFLMTYPLEYLHGSFDLGRIFEHKWTVNYRFLPKDIFEWRTFHMTLLGAHLILLLIFAKPAWTYFQSYVRLRLVQKHVEPQIAQKNREQKKPKKIEKEVQEEEKLSHQQKSFLKAFEKTLQKSAGGGNAPTLKDSTPQPYDIHFDQCTQLALLPFFLCNFIGIMCARSLHYQFYVWYFHTLPYLVWSTPYSLGVRYLILGIIEYCWNTYPSTNVSSAALHLCHLLLLAGVSRQIYQTLRLNSVVKQQQSNGSTLKKVQ from the exons ATGGCCCCAACGAAAGCCAACATGGCTAATCGGGCTTCAACTAGGCGTAAGAAATCCAACAACTTGTTGCAGACTCAACTAGATAAATACCTAAATTGGAACTTTATTAAGTACCTAGTATTTGAACCGGCTGCCTTGCCCATTGTTAGTATTTTAATTGTGTTGGCGGAGGCTGTTATCAATTTGGTGGTGATAAATCGCGTGCCCTACACGGAAATTGATTGGATAGCCTATATGCAGGAGTGCGAAGGATTTATCAATGGAACCACCAATTATGCTCTGCTGCGTG GAGACACTGGTCCTTTGGTGTATCCCGCAGCCTTCGTCTATATTTACACGGTCCTCTACTACATCACGTCTCATGGAAACAATGTCCGTCTAGCTCAATATATATTTGCCGGAATATATTTGCTACAAATGTGCCTTGTGCTCCGTTTGTACGCCAAAAGTCGGAAAGTGCCGCCCTATGTCCTAGTTCTAAGCGCGTTTACTTCCTATCGCATCCACTCAATCTATGTGCTACGCCTGTTCAATGATCCAATTGCCATCCTCCTGCTCTATGCAGCACTTAATCTGTTCGTGGACCGTCGTTGGTCTTGGGGCAGTTTGATCTTCAGTGTAGCTGTAGGAGTTAAGATGAACATATTATTATTTGCCCCCGCTCTTCTGCTGTTTTATTTGGCCAATCTTGGAGTGATCAGGACTCTTATGCAACTGGCCATTTGCGGAGGAGTTCAACTGATCTTGGGGGCTCCTTTTCTGATGACGTATCCGTTGGAGTATTTGCATGGCAGCTTTGATTTGGGACGCATCTTTGAGCATAAGTGGACTGTGAATTATAGATTTTTACCCAAAGATATATTTGAGTGGCGAACATTTCACATGACATTGTTAGGAGCGCATTTGATACTCTTGCTGATCTTTGCTAAACCCGCATGGACGTACTTTCAGAGCTACGTGCGACTGCGTCTCGTGCAAAAGCACGTAGAGCCTCAAATAGCTCAAAAGAATCGTGAgcaaaagaaaccaaaaaaaattgaaaaggaGGTGCAAGAAGAGGAGAAACTAAGCCACCAACAGAAATCGTTTTTAAAGGCCTTTGAAAaaacattgcaaaaatcagcTGGCGGTGGTAATGCGCCGACTCTAAAGGACTCCACTCCGCAGCCCTATGACATTCACTTCGATCAGTGCACTCAGTTGGCTCTCCTGCCATTTTTCCTATGCAATTTTATTGGGATCATGTGTGCCCGTTCCCTGCACTACCAGTTCTACGTTTGGTATTTCCACACTCTTCCCTATCTAGTCTGGTCTACTCCATATTCGTTGGGTGTGCGCTATCTCATTTTGGGCATTATTGAATATTGTTGGAACACCTATCCCAGCACCAATGTGTCCAGTGCGGCTTTGCACTTATGCCATTTGCTCTTGTTGGCCGGAGTATCTCGCCAGATCTACCAAACCCTGAGATTGAACTCAGTCGTCAAGCAACAACAGTCGAACGGATCGACTCTAAAAAAAGTGCAATGA
- the LOC26529999 gene encoding protein angel: MEPRYDFKRKWVTLSSSDISRQRAPSFKLVSYNILAQDLLLEHINLYLKIKQEWLTWRRRFENLQREITKLNPDILCLQEMQYDHLPLFVQGLQSRSNGKRLEYVYKKKTGHRTDGCAIIYDSLKFNLVEQRCVELYDDRVTLLNRENVALLTKFRLKDNQKQPEEEPKEFIVATTHLLYNPKRQDVRCAQITKLLEELQTFTGLAKPIILTGDFNSELDSSPIEVLLRTQHSQKSFNFEVLDTSESAASTLQHDWITVDYMLRSNCAQSKHQLQVDSIYTLPSIDSCCETGPIPNHYLGSDHYSLGAVFRVV; this comes from the coding sequence ATGGAGCCGCGATAcgattttaaaagaaaatgggTGACGTTGTCCAGTTCAGATATTTCTCGTCAACGCGCCCCCAGCTTCAAGCTTGTTTCGTACAACATTCTGGCCCAGGACTTGCTGCTGGAGCATATAAATCTTTATTTAAAGATTAAACAGGAGTGGCTAACCTGGCGTCGTCGTTTCGAAAACCTTCAACGTGAAATAACAAAGCTGAATCCTGACATACTTTGTCTGCAGGAAATGCAGTATGATCACTTGCCCCTGTTCGTACAGGGCCTTCAAAGTCGGAGCAATGGCAAGCGATTAGAATATGtatacaagaaaaaaacggGACATCGAACCGATGGATGCGCCATTATATACGACTCACTTAAGTTCAATCTAGTCGAACAGCGGTGTGTGGAACTCTATGATGACCGTGTAACGCTTTTGAATCGGGAAAATGTAGCCCTATTGACAAAGTTTCGGCTGAAAGACAATCAAAAACAACCAGAGGAAGAGCCGAAAGAGTTCATTGTGGCCACCACCCATTTGCTTTACAATCCAAAGCGACAGGATGTGCGCTGTGCTCAGATCACAAAACTGTTGGAAGAACTACAAACGTTTACGGGCCTAGCTAAGCCCATAATTCTGACTGGAGACTTTAATAGCGAACTTGACTCATCACCAATCGAAGTGCTGCTTAGGACGCAGCATTCACAGAAATCTTTCAATTTTGAAGTATTGGATACGAGTGAATCTGCAGCGTCTACATTGCAACACGATTGGATCACTGTGGACTATATGCTGCGTTCGAACTGTGCCCAAAGTAAGCATCAACTTCAGGTAGATAGCATTTATACCTTGCCCAGCATCGACAGTTGTTGTGAAACTGGGCCTATACCTAACCACTACctcggatcggatcactactCATTGGGGGCAGTGTTTCGGGTCGTTTAG
- the LOC6652432 gene encoding tumor necrosis factor alpha-induced protein 8-like protein isoform X2, which translates to MTDNVFKSQDIGLRAQKKILSRMATKNIAKTFIDGTTASLLDNLYRLCKMHTGNKARSEKLIKNIIKIVIKIGVLHRNNQFSDEEIQKAEYFKRKFQKTQLSIISFYEVDFTFDLNYLQESIAESHKALKSIVQPHLTEKSLGRIDEVFDFFGDATLLETAFKRDSPYREVMGKIVADINSAMETGDI; encoded by the exons ATGACGGATAATGTGTTCAAGTCGCAAGATATTGGGTTACGCGCTCAAAAGAAAATACTCTCACGAATGGCCACAAAAAACATAGCAAAGACGTTTATTGACGGCACGACAGCGTCATTACTGGATAATCTTTACAGGCTTTGCAAGATGCATACGGGGAATAAGGCCCGATCAGAGAAATTGATTAAGAATATCATtaaaattgtcataaaaattggtGTCCTACATCGAAATAATCAGTTTAGTGACGAAGAGATTCAGAAGGCTGAATATTTCAAACGCAAATTTCAG aaAACTCAGCTATCGATTATATCATTTTACGAAGTGGACTTCACTTTTGATTTGAACTATTTGCAAGAAAGTATAGCAGAATCGCACAAGGCCCTAAAGTCGATTGTACAGCCCCATTTAACAGAGAAATCATTGGGCCGCATCGATGAAGTATTTGATTTCTTTGGCGATGCAACTCTTCTGGAAACCGCGTTTAAGCGCGACTCTCCCTATCGCGAGGTAATGGGGAAAATTGTGGCAGACATTAATTCAGCAATGGAGACTGGCGATATTTGA
- the LOC6652432 gene encoding tumor necrosis factor alpha-induced protein 8-like protein isoform X1, translated as MSVASLRQSLLLWSVDYWNLEVMTDNVFKSQDIGLRAQKKILSRMATKNIAKTFIDGTTASLLDNLYRLCKMHTGNKARSEKLIKNIIKIVIKIGVLHRNNQFSDEEIQKAEYFKRKFQKTQLSIISFYEVDFTFDLNYLQESIAESHKALKSIVQPHLTEKSLGRIDEVFDFFGDATLLETAFKRDSPYREVMGKIVADINSAMETGDI; from the exons ATGTCGGTGGCAAGTTTACGCCAGAGCTTGTTGCTCTGGAGTGTCGACTATTGGAATTTGGAAG TCATGACGGATAATGTGTTCAAGTCGCAAGATATTGGGTTACGCGCTCAAAAGAAAATACTCTCACGAATGGCCACAAAAAACATAGCAAAGACGTTTATTGACGGCACGACAGCGTCATTACTGGATAATCTTTACAGGCTTTGCAAGATGCATACGGGGAATAAGGCCCGATCAGAGAAATTGATTAAGAATATCATtaaaattgtcataaaaattggtGTCCTACATCGAAATAATCAGTTTAGTGACGAAGAGATTCAGAAGGCTGAATATTTCAAACGCAAATTTCAG aaAACTCAGCTATCGATTATATCATTTTACGAAGTGGACTTCACTTTTGATTTGAACTATTTGCAAGAAAGTATAGCAGAATCGCACAAGGCCCTAAAGTCGATTGTACAGCCCCATTTAACAGAGAAATCATTGGGCCGCATCGATGAAGTATTTGATTTCTTTGGCGATGCAACTCTTCTGGAAACCGCGTTTAAGCGCGACTCTCCCTATCGCGAGGTAATGGGGAAAATTGTGGCAGACATTAATTCAGCAATGGAGACTGGCGATATTTGA
- the LOC6652433 gene encoding 39S ribosomal protein L43, mitochondrial, translated as MSNSHLFLKSGFPRAPLQNGLGRYVCQLQRITLKFCKNNGSSRGMRDFIENHLVDFAKENPGIVVYVKPRRHRTPVLVGEYLNGEREWLSCRNSTQDEISKWIDLLKTQNGSSSSLRLRKMWHTDVPSIQGPWTPFMLRSPDALSQKYPSSEASKPLDAPTTATEKLIELFKQQKLEDEADISKKHAK; from the exons ATGTCCAACAGCCATTTATTCTTAAAGTCAGGATTTCCTCGCGCTCCTTTGCAAAATGGACTGGGTCGCTATGTTTGCCAGTTGCAGAGGATTACGCTGAAGTTCTGCAAAAACAATGGGTCTAGTCGCGGCATGCG GGATTTTATAGAGAATCATCTAGTTGATTTTGCCAAAGAGAATCCCGGAATTGTAGTCTATGTTAAGCCGCGACGTCATCGCACTCCTGTCCTAGTGGGAGAATACT TAAATGGAGAACGCGAGTGGCTTAGCTGTCGTAATAGTACTCAAgacgaaatttcaaaatggATTGACTTATTAAAAACTCAGAATGGCAGCTCCAGTTCCCTGCGCCTTCGCAAAATGTGGCATACCGATGTGCCCTCCATTCAAGGTCCTTGGACGCCGTTCATGCTGCGGTCACCAGATGCCCTTAGTCAAAAATATCCCAGCAGTGAAGCTTCCAAGCCACTTGATGCTCCAACAACAGCTACCGAAAAGTTAATTGAATTGTTCAAACAACAAAAGCTTGAAGATGAAGCGGATATTAGTAAAAAACACGCTAAGTAG